From one Lolium rigidum isolate FL_2022 chromosome 4, APGP_CSIRO_Lrig_0.1, whole genome shotgun sequence genomic stretch:
- the LOC124707004 gene encoding subtilisin-like protease — MASFRVSFLSLLQFLLLALTSVEGASDEYNTFIVHVQPQANHMLETPDDRKALYQSFLPDHGRLLHAYHHVASGFAARLTQREVEAMSALPGFVAAVPNRVYKLHTTHTPQFLGLNSQQGTRNNSLGSGDGVIIGVLDSGVTPDHPSFSGDGMPPPPAKWKGRCDFNGRSVCNNKLIGARVFHTAVASGNGTSSSGTPPSPIDESGHGTHTASTAAGAVVPGAQVLGQGRGTASGIAPRAHVAMYKVCGLEDCNSADMLAGIDAAVSDGCDILSISLGGTSVPFHEDSLAVGTFAAAEKGLFVSMSAGNSGPNYTTMENEAPWMLTVAASTVDRLIRSTVRLGNGLTLDGESVYQPDFSATVLYPLVFAGSSSTPDAKFCGNGSLDGFNVKGKIVLCERGNDVPRLAKGAEVLRAGGVGMILTNQFIDGFSTQADLHVLPASHVSHAAGAAILSYIKSTASPVAQITFGGTVLGASPAPIITSFSSRGPSTLNPGILKPDITGPGVNVLAAWPFQEGPPSLGEQTGPTFSFQSGTSMSTPHLSGIAALIKSKHPEWSPAEIKSAIMTSADNTDRSGSGMPILNEQNMAADLFTIGAGHVNPEKAMDPGLVYDITPADYIGFLCGLYRNNKNVSVIARRVVDCSDIKVIPERMLNYPSISVIFPPSWKSTTPILVERTVKNVGEVPAVYYARFDLQEHDINISVVPASLHFTKANQVNTYTVTIWPTKGSASMVVQGALRWVSDKHTVRSPISVMFAGQ; from the coding sequence ATGGCAAGCTTCAGGgtctccttcctctccctccttcagttcctcctcctcgcccttACCTCCGTGGAGGGCGCCAGCGACGAGTACAACACGTTCATCGTCCACGTGCAACCGCAGGCCAACCACATGCTGGAGACGCCGGACGACCGGAAGGCGTTGTACCAGTCGTTCCTCCCCGACCATGGCCGTCTCCTCCACGCGTACCACCACGTCGCCAGCGGCTTCGCGGCCCGGCTGACGCAGCGGGAGGTCGAGGCGATGTCTGCCCTGCCCGGGTTCGTCGCCGCGGTGCCGAACCGGGTATACAAGCTGCACACGACGCACACGCCACAGTTCCTCGGGCTGAATTCCCAGCAGGGCACGAGGAACAATTCCTTGGGATCTGGCGACGGCGTCATCATCGGGGTACTCGACAGCGGCGTCACTCCCGACCACCCTTCCTTCAGCGGCGATggtatgccgccgccgccggctaagTGGAAGGGGAGGTGCGACTTCAATGGTCGCTCTGTGTGCAACAACAAGCTCATCGGTGCTCGCGTTTTCCACACTGCCGTCGCTTCTGGAAACGGCACCTCCTCTAGcggcacgccgccgtcgccgatcgaCGAGAGCGGGCACGGCACGCACACCGCAAGCACGGCGGCGGGAGCAGTCGTGCCAGGCGCTCAGGTGCTTGGACAGGGCAGGGGCACTGCGTCCGGGATAGCACCCCGTGCTCACGTTGCAATGTACAAGGTGTGCGGCCTGGAGGACTGCAACAGTGCCGATATGCTCGCTGGCATCGACGCCGCCGTGTCTGACGGCTGCGACATACTCTCCATATCCCTTGGAGGTACTTCGGTGCCGTTCCACGAGGACAGCTTGGCCGTCGGCACGTTCGCCGCCGCAGAGAAGGGACTGTTCGTCAGCATGTCGGCTGGCAACTCCGGACCGAACTACACCACGATGGAGAACGAGGCGCCCTGGATGCTCACCGTCGCCGCGAGCACCGTGGACCGTTTAATCCGCAGCACCGTGCGCCTTGGGAACGGACTCACCTTGGATGGCGAGTCAGTgtaccagccagatttctcggcgACCGTCTTGTACCCGCTGGTCTTCGCGGGCTCGAGCTCGACACCTGACGCCAAATTTTGCGGCAACGGCTCCCTGGACGGCTTCAACGTCAAGGGCAAGATAGTGCTCTGTGAGCGTGGCAACGACGTGCCGAGGCTTGCGAAAGGTGCCGAGGTGCTGAGAGCCGGAGGCGTTGGCATGATTCTGACCAACCAGTTCATTGATGGCTTCAGCACCCAAGCCGACCTGCACGTCCTCCCGGCGTCGCATGTCAGCCACGCCGCCGGTGCGGCAATCCTGAGCTACATCAAGTCGACGGCGAGCCCGGTGGCGCAAATCACCTTCGGAGGCACGGTCCTCGGCGCGTCCCCTGCCCCAATAATCACTTCCTTCTCCTCTCGCGGGCCCAGCACGCTGAACCCCGGAATTCTCAAGCCGGACATCACGGGCCCTGGCGTGAACGTACTCGCGGCCTGGCCATTCCAGGAAGGCCCACCGTCGCTGGGAGAACAAACCGGGCCGACATTCAGCTTTCAGTCCGGAACGTCAATGTCTACACCACACCTCAGCGGTATCGCCGCGTTGATCAAGAGCAAGCACCCGGAGTGGTCGCCGGCAGAGATCAAGTCGGCCATCATGACAAGCGCTGACAACACCGACCGCTCCGGCTCCGGCATGCCAATACTCAACGAGCAAAATATGGCTGCCGACTTATTCACTATTGGTGCCGGCCATGTCAACCCAGAGAAGGCCATGGACCCCGGTCTAGTATACGACATTACACCTGCCGACTACATTGGCTTCCTCTGTGGCTTGTACAGGAACAACAAGAATGTCTCGGTGATCGCGCGTAGAGTGGTAGACTGTTCGGACATCAAGGTGATCCCGGAACGCATGTTGAACTACCCATCCATCTCCGTCATATTTCCGCCATCGTGGAAATCAACAACTCCGATTTTGGTGGAACGCACGGTGAAGAACGTCGGAGAGGTGCCAGCGGTATACTACGCTCGGTTTGACCTGCAAGAACATGATATCAACATCAGCGTCGTGCCTGCATCATTACATTTCACCAAGGCGAACCAGGTGAACACTTACACGGTGACCATATGGCCGACGAAGGGCAGTGCTTCCATGGTGGTGCAGGGCGCGCTCCGATGGGTGTCCGACAAGCACACTGTGAGGAGCCCCATCTCAGTCATGTTTGCCGGACAATAG